A part of Micromonospora chersina genomic DNA contains:
- a CDS encoding non-ribosomal peptide synthetase, whose product MSGQEPRELTAAQLGVWYAQQLAPESPVFNVGEYHELHGDVDVDLLVRALRGALAEADALRLRFRVDGGTPRQHVADPVPHPVHVADLSAEPDPRAAAERWMADDLDRPADLRDGPLCGFAVFRIAPDRVLWYQRAHHLLLDGGSLAALAARVAQRYTALATGTAEGAPLPPLSVLLDADRAYRESPERDRDRRYWRDALAELPDSVTTGGEHLRRLPPRPLRHRHDLTPDTAAGLRAAARRLRTGFATLAVAAAALLQARTTGERDVVVGVPVAGRTTRRELGVPGMTSNVLPIRLRVRPAATVAEFLRETGEAVRAGLRHQRYQHGEILGDLGLVGRGSLRGLTVNVLTLDRPLRFGDTVATRTGLAGGPAHDVTVDLYERASDGTMQTLVELNPELHEPDAGAVISRRFRTALALLAGAAPTDRVGRLDLLDADERRRVVVEWNDTAADVGAESVPARFAARVAADPEAVALVCGDRRLTYRELDARANRLARLLRERGAGPERVVALCLPRGAELVTAILATWKAGAAWLPVDPDLPAERAAHLLRDSGAVVRVCAGPQPADGPAATVDVHDPALAALPTTAVGIEPLPAQVAYVIYTSGSTGLPKGVAVTHAGLANYLGWAAGAYATGGGAPLHSSLAFDLTVTSVLLPLVTGSAVVVSEEGGATGLASLIRTEPGFGLVKVVPGHLPLLAELLRPEEAARSCRTLVVGGEALPGADVRAWLDRSPESVVVNEYGPTETVVGCCVFQVAAGDPVADVVPIGRPVANTRLFVLDEALHPVPPGAVGELYIAGAQVARGYPNRPGLTASRFVACPFVAGERMYRTGDLARWTADGQLVFLGRTDDQVKIRGYRVELDEVQVAVAAHPCVAQAAVVARADAAGERQLVGYVVPADREADPRALADAVRADLADRLPHWMVPVAVVVLDALPLAPSGKVDRRALPAPDLTATAGRAPADLREEALCQVYAEVLGLPRVGPDDDFFALGGNSLLAVTLLERLRSRGLSVSMRTLFRTATPARLAAEAGPEPVPVPPNRIPAGVTALTPAMLPLVDLDEDALARLVAAVPGGAANVADIYPLAPFQEGLLLHHLTRGEHEVDVYLSSAVLRFDSRPALDGFLDAFQRVVDRHDIYRTAIVWEGLPEPVQVVLRAARLPVEETVLDPAGGDPADQLMAAGLPRLPLDRAPLLRFRVAAEPGTDRWLALWQVHHLVRDRTTTEVLFAELRAFQAGRGDDLPAPLPFRDFVARLRAGASRAEQEAHFAALLGDLTETTAPYGLVDVHGDGSGITRAHTVIDGPAAARVREVARARNLSPATVLHLAWARVLGAVSGRDDVVFGTVLFGRMQAGAGADRISGPFLNTLPVRVRLRGTVADALTALRDQLAELLVHEHAPLAVAQQASGVRGGSPLVTSVFNYRHGATVQEADVDLPGVELLTAEERTHFPLNVSVGDLDRGFAVTVDAVAPAEPARIAALLETALDGLVTALADAPDTPLPAVPVLDAEFRRRVLVEWNDTAADLGAQTVPARFAARVAADPDAIAVVSGTDRVSYRELDERANRLANHLRSTGVGPESTVGICLPRGTAALVAILATWKAGAGYLPIDPGYPAERVGFMLTDSRAAVLLGTTDLLDELPVGPVPTVDLDDPMVAATLALCPPTAPEVRLLPAQVAYVIYTSGSTGLPKGVAVTHAGLDNYIAWAAGAYRMAAGGGAPLHSSLAFDLTVTSVLLPLVTGSAVVVSEDGGATGLASLIRETAGFGLVKAVPGHLPLLAELLTAEQAARSCRTLVVGGEALPGADVRAWLDRSPDSVVVNEYGPTETVVGCCVYEVAAGDPVADVVPIGRPIANTRLYVLDDALHPVPPGVAGELYIAGAQVARGYANRRGLTASRFVACPFVAGERMYRTGDLARWTADGQLVFLGRTDDQVKIRGYRVEPDEVAQTLTGCRGVSRAAVIAREDVPGDRRLVAYVVPDDPDADRDRLAGAVGAHAAARLPDHLRPDAVVLLDTLPLTFNGKVDRAALPAPDHATGGGADRGPANAREAALCGAFAEVLAVPTVGVDDDFFSLGGHSLLATRLVSRVRALLGEELPIEELFATPTPAELAAWLAANADHAADTRPALRPMRHREASS is encoded by the coding sequence GTGTCGGGACAGGAGCCCCGCGAGCTGACCGCCGCCCAGCTCGGCGTCTGGTACGCCCAGCAGCTGGCGCCGGAGAGCCCGGTGTTCAACGTGGGCGAGTATCACGAGCTGCACGGCGACGTCGACGTCGACCTGCTGGTCCGGGCGCTGCGCGGGGCGCTGGCCGAGGCGGACGCCCTGCGGCTGCGCTTCCGGGTCGACGGCGGCACGCCCCGGCAGCACGTCGCCGACCCGGTGCCGCACCCCGTCCACGTCGCCGACCTCAGCGCCGAGCCCGACCCGCGGGCCGCCGCCGAGCGGTGGATGGCCGACGACCTGGACCGCCCGGCGGACCTGCGCGACGGCCCGCTCTGCGGGTTCGCGGTGTTCCGCATCGCCCCGGACCGGGTGCTCTGGTACCAGCGCGCCCACCACCTCCTCCTCGACGGCGGCAGCCTGGCCGCCCTGGCCGCCCGGGTCGCGCAGCGGTACACCGCGCTCGCCACCGGCACGGCCGAGGGGGCCCCGCTGCCGCCGCTGTCCGTGCTGCTCGACGCCGACCGCGCGTACCGGGAGTCGCCGGAGCGGGACCGGGACCGGCGGTACTGGCGCGACGCCCTCGCCGAGCTGCCGGACAGCGTGACCACCGGCGGGGAGCACCTGCGCCGGCTGCCCCCGCGCCCGCTGCGGCACCGGCACGACCTCACCCCGGACACCGCGGCCGGCCTGCGCGCCGCCGCCCGCCGGCTGCGTACCGGCTTCGCCACCCTGGCCGTGGCCGCCGCCGCGCTGCTCCAGGCGCGCACCACGGGGGAGCGGGACGTGGTGGTCGGCGTGCCGGTCGCCGGCCGGACCACCCGCCGCGAGCTGGGCGTGCCCGGGATGACCTCGAACGTGCTGCCGATCCGGCTGCGGGTCCGGCCGGCGGCCACCGTCGCCGAGTTCCTGCGGGAGACCGGCGAGGCGGTCCGCGCGGGCCTGCGCCACCAGCGCTACCAGCACGGCGAGATCCTCGGCGACCTCGGCCTGGTCGGCCGGGGCTCGCTGCGCGGCCTCACCGTCAACGTGCTCACCCTGGACCGGCCGCTGCGCTTCGGCGACACCGTGGCCACCCGCACCGGCCTGGCCGGCGGCCCCGCCCACGACGTCACCGTCGACCTGTACGAGCGGGCGTCCGACGGGACCATGCAGACGCTTGTCGAGCTGAACCCGGAGCTGCACGAGCCGGACGCCGGCGCGGTGATCTCGCGCCGGTTCCGGACCGCCCTGGCGCTGCTCGCCGGCGCCGCGCCCACCGACCGGGTCGGCCGGCTCGACCTGCTCGACGCCGACGAGCGGCGGCGGGTGGTCGTGGAGTGGAACGACACGGCCGCCGACGTGGGCGCGGAGAGCGTGCCGGCCCGGTTCGCGGCGCGGGTCGCGGCCGACCCCGAGGCGGTCGCCCTGGTCTGCGGTGACCGGCGGCTCACCTACCGGGAGCTGGACGCGCGGGCCAACCGGCTGGCCCGGCTGCTGCGCGAGCGGGGTGCCGGGCCGGAACGGGTCGTGGCGCTGTGCCTGCCCCGGGGTGCCGAACTGGTCACCGCGATCCTGGCCACCTGGAAGGCCGGCGCCGCCTGGCTGCCCGTCGACCCGGACCTGCCCGCCGAGCGGGCGGCCCACCTGCTGCGGGACAGCGGCGCGGTGGTCCGGGTGTGCGCCGGCCCGCAGCCGGCCGACGGTCCGGCCGCCACGGTCGACGTCCACGACCCGGCCCTGGCCGCCCTGCCCACCACCGCCGTCGGGATCGAGCCGCTGCCGGCGCAGGTGGCGTACGTGATCTACACGTCGGGCTCGACCGGGCTGCCCAAGGGCGTGGCGGTCACCCACGCGGGGCTGGCCAACTACCTCGGCTGGGCGGCGGGCGCGTACGCCACCGGCGGCGGGGCGCCGCTGCACTCGTCGCTGGCCTTCGACCTGACCGTGACGAGCGTGCTGCTGCCCCTGGTCACCGGGTCGGCCGTCGTGGTCAGCGAGGAGGGTGGCGCGACCGGGCTGGCCTCGCTGATCCGGACCGAACCCGGCTTCGGTCTGGTGAAGGTGGTGCCGGGTCACCTGCCGCTGCTGGCCGAGCTGCTGCGGCCGGAGGAGGCCGCCCGCTCCTGCCGGACGCTCGTGGTCGGCGGGGAGGCGCTGCCCGGCGCCGACGTCCGTGCCTGGCTGGACCGGTCGCCGGAGTCGGTGGTGGTGAACGAGTACGGCCCGACGGAGACGGTCGTCGGCTGCTGCGTGTTCCAGGTGGCCGCCGGCGACCCGGTGGCGGATGTCGTCCCGATCGGCCGGCCCGTCGCGAACACCCGGCTGTTCGTGTTGGATGAGGCGTTGCACCCGGTGCCGCCGGGCGCGGTCGGCGAGCTGTACATCGCCGGCGCCCAGGTGGCCCGCGGCTACCCGAACCGTCCCGGGCTGACCGCGTCGCGCTTCGTGGCGTGCCCGTTCGTGGCCGGGGAGCGGATGTACCGCACCGGTGACCTGGCCCGCTGGACGGCTGACGGTCAGCTCGTCTTCCTGGGGCGCACCGACGACCAGGTGAAGATCCGCGGCTACCGCGTCGAGCTGGACGAGGTGCAGGTGGCCGTCGCCGCCCACCCGTGCGTGGCCCAGGCCGCCGTCGTGGCCCGCGCCGACGCCGCCGGCGAGCGGCAGCTCGTCGGCTACGTCGTACCCGCCGACCGGGAGGCCGACCCGCGCGCCCTGGCCGACGCGGTCCGCGCCGACCTCGCCGACCGCCTGCCGCACTGGATGGTGCCGGTCGCCGTGGTGGTGCTGGACGCCCTGCCCCTGGCCCCCAGCGGCAAGGTCGACCGCCGGGCCCTGCCCGCCCCCGACCTCACGGCCACCGCCGGCCGCGCGCCCGCCGACCTCCGCGAGGAGGCGCTCTGCCAGGTGTACGCCGAGGTGCTCGGCCTGCCCCGGGTCGGGCCGGACGACGACTTCTTCGCCCTCGGCGGGAACTCGCTGCTCGCCGTCACGCTGCTGGAGCGGCTGCGCTCCCGCGGGCTGTCCGTGTCGATGCGCACGCTGTTCCGCACCGCCACCCCGGCGCGGCTCGCCGCCGAGGCCGGGCCCGAACCGGTGCCCGTGCCGCCGAACCGGATCCCGGCCGGCGTCACCGCGCTCACCCCGGCCATGCTGCCCCTTGTCGACCTCGACGAGGACGCGCTCGCCCGGCTGGTCGCCGCCGTGCCCGGCGGCGCCGCCAACGTCGCCGACATCTACCCGCTCGCCCCCTTCCAGGAGGGCCTCCTCCTGCACCACCTCACCCGCGGCGAGCACGAGGTGGACGTCTACCTCTCCTCGGCCGTGCTCCGCTTCGACTCCCGGCCCGCGCTCGACGGCTTCCTCGACGCGTTCCAGCGGGTGGTCGACCGGCACGACATCTACCGCACGGCCATCGTCTGGGAGGGGCTGCCCGAGCCCGTCCAGGTGGTGCTCCGCGCGGCCCGGCTCCCGGTCGAGGAGACCGTCCTCGACCCGGCCGGCGGCGACCCCGCCGACCAGCTCATGGCCGCCGGCCTGCCCCGGCTGCCGCTCGACCGGGCCCCGCTCCTGCGGTTCCGGGTCGCCGCCGAGCCGGGCACCGACAGGTGGCTGGCGCTGTGGCAGGTGCACCACCTGGTCCGCGACCGGACCACCACCGAGGTGCTCTTCGCCGAGCTGCGGGCGTTCCAGGCCGGACGCGGCGACGACCTGCCGGCGCCGCTGCCGTTCCGGGACTTCGTGGCCCGGCTGCGCGCCGGCGCCAGCCGGGCCGAGCAGGAGGCGCACTTCGCCGCGCTGCTCGGCGACCTCACCGAGACCACCGCCCCGTACGGGCTGGTCGACGTGCACGGCGACGGCAGCGGCATCACCCGCGCGCACACCGTCATCGACGGCCCGGCCGCCGCCCGCGTCCGCGAGGTGGCCCGCGCCCGGAACCTCAGCCCCGCCACCGTCCTGCACCTCGCCTGGGCGCGGGTGCTCGGCGCCGTCTCCGGCCGGGACGACGTGGTCTTCGGCACCGTCCTGTTCGGCCGGATGCAGGCCGGCGCCGGCGCCGACCGGATCTCCGGGCCGTTCCTCAACACCCTGCCCGTGCGGGTCCGCCTGCGCGGCACCGTCGCCGACGCCCTCACCGCGCTGCGCGACCAGCTCGCCGAGCTGCTGGTCCACGAACACGCCCCGCTCGCCGTCGCCCAGCAGGCCAGCGGGGTACGCGGCGGCAGCCCGCTGGTCACCTCGGTCTTCAACTACCGGCACGGCGCCACCGTGCAGGAGGCCGACGTCGACCTGCCCGGCGTCGAGCTGCTCACCGCCGAGGAGCGCACCCACTTCCCGCTCAACGTCTCCGTCGGCGACCTCGACCGCGGCTTCGCGGTCACCGTCGACGCGGTCGCCCCGGCCGAGCCGGCCCGGATCGCCGCCCTGCTGGAGACCGCCCTGGACGGCCTGGTCACCGCGCTGGCCGACGCGCCGGACACGCCGCTGCCGGCCGTCCCGGTGCTCGACGCCGAGTTCCGCCGGCGGGTGCTGGTGGAGTGGAACGACACCGCCGCCGACCTGGGCGCGCAGACCGTGCCCGCCCGGTTCGCGGCGCGGGTGGCGGCCGACCCGGACGCGATCGCCGTGGTGTCCGGCACCGACCGGGTCAGCTACCGCGAGCTGGACGAGCGCGCCAACCGGCTCGCCAACCATCTGCGCTCCACCGGCGTCGGCCCTGAGTCGACGGTCGGCATCTGCCTGCCCCGCGGCACGGCCGCCCTGGTGGCCATCCTGGCCACCTGGAAGGCCGGCGCCGGCTACCTGCCGATCGACCCCGGCTACCCCGCCGAGCGGGTCGGGTTCATGCTCACCGACAGCCGCGCCGCCGTGCTGCTCGGCACCACCGACCTGCTCGACGAGCTTCCCGTCGGCCCGGTCCCCACCGTGGACCTGGACGACCCCATGGTGGCCGCCACCCTCGCCCTGTGCCCGCCCACCGCGCCCGAGGTCCGGCTGCTGCCGGCCCAGGTGGCGTACGTGATCTACACGTCGGGGTCGACCGGGCTGCCGAAGGGCGTGGCGGTGACCCACGCCGGGCTCGACAACTACATCGCCTGGGCGGCGGGCGCCTACCGGATGGCCGCCGGCGGCGGGGCGCCGCTGCACTCGTCGCTGGCCTTCGACCTGACGGTGACGAGCGTGCTGCTGCCGCTGGTCACCGGCTCGGCCGTGGTGGTGAGCGAGGACGGCGGGGCGACCGGCCTGGCGTCGCTGATCCGGGAGACCGCCGGCTTCGGCCTGGTCAAGGCGGTCCCCGGCCACCTGCCCCTGCTCGCGGAGCTGCTGACCGCCGAGCAGGCCGCCCGGTCCTGCCGGACGCTCGTGGTCGGCGGCGAGGCGCTGCCCGGCGCGGACGTCCGCGCCTGGCTGGACCGGTCGCCGGACTCGGTGGTGGTCAACGAGTACGGCCCGACCGAGACCGTTGTCGGCTGCTGCGTGTACGAGGTCGCCGCCGGCGACCCGGTGGCGGACGTGGTGCCCATCGGCCGCCCCATCGCCAACACCCGGCTCTACGTGCTGGACGACGCGCTGCACCCGGTGCCGCCGGGCGTGGCGGGGGAGCTGTACATCGCCGGCGCGCAGGTCGCCCGCGGCTACGCGAACCGCCGCGGGCTGACCGCGTCGCGCTTCGTGGCGTGCCCGTTCGTGGCCGGGGAGCGGATGTACCGCACCGGTGACCTGGCCCGCTGGACGGCTGACGGTCAGCTCGTCTTCCTGGGCCGCACCGACGACCAGGTGAAGATCCGCGGCTACCGCGTCGAACCCGACGAGGTGGCCCAGACGCTCACCGGCTGCCGGGGCGTCTCCCGCGCCGCCGTGATCGCCCGCGAGGACGTCCCCGGCGACCGGCGCCTCGTCGCGTACGTGGTGCCCGACGACCCCGACGCCGACCGCGACCGCCTCGCCGGCGCCGTCGGGGCGCACGCCGCCGCCCGGCTCCCCGACCACCTCCGGCCCGACGCCGTCGTGCTGCTCGACACGCTGCCGCTCACCTTCAACGGCAAGGTCGACCGGGCCGCCCTGCCCGCCCCCGACCACGCCACCGGCGGCGGAGCCGACCGCGGCCCTGCCAACGCCCGCGAGGCGGCCCTCTGCGGCGCCTTCGCCGAGGTGCTCGCCGTGCCCACGGTCGGCGTCGACGACGACTTCTTCTCCCTCGGCGGTCACTCGCTGCTCGCCACCCGGCTGGTCAGCCGGGTCCGCGCCCTGCTCGGCGAGGAGCTGCCCATCGAGGAGCTGTTCGCCACCCCCACCCCGGCCGAACTGGCCGCCTGGCTGGCCGCGAACGCCGACCACGCCGCCGACACCCGACCCGCACTGCGCCCGATGCGCCACAGGGAGGCGTCCTCGTGA